From the Homo sapiens chromosome 1, GRCh38.p14 Primary Assembly genome, one window contains:
- the FAM163A gene encoding protein FAM163A, translating to MTAGTVVITGGILATVILLCIIAVLCYCRLQYYCCKKSGTEVADEEEEREHDLPTHPRGPTCNACSSQALDGRGSLAPLTSEPCSQPCGVAASHCTTCSPYSSPFYIRTADMVPNGGGGERLSFAPTYYKEGGPPSLKLAAPQSYPVTWPGSGREAFTNPRAISTDV from the exons ATGACAGCGGGAACGGTTGTGATCACTGGCGGAATCCTAGCTACGGTGATCCTCCTCTGCATCATTGCCGTCCTGTGCTACTGCAGGCTCCAG TATTACTGCTGCAAGAAGAGCGGAACCGAGGTTGCAGACGAGGAGGAGGAGCGGGAGCACGACCTTCCCACGCATCCCAGAGGCCCCACCTGCAATGCCTGCAGCTCCCAAGCCCTGGACGGCAGAGGCAGCCTGGCGCCTCTCACCAGCGAGCCCTGCAGCCAGCCCTGTGGGGTGGCCGCGAGCCACTGCACTACCTGCTCCCCATACAGCTCCCCCTTTTACATACGGACGGCTGACATGGTGCCCAATGGGGGTGGAGGCGAGAGGCTCTCCTTTGCTCCCACATACTACAAAGAGGGGGGACCCCCATCCCTCAAATTGGCAGCACCCCAGAGTTACCCGGTGACCTGGCCAGGCTCTGGGCGTGAGGCCTTCACCAATCCAAGGGCTATTAGTACAGACGTGTAA